A region of Thermobifida halotolerans DNA encodes the following proteins:
- a CDS encoding sensor domain-containing diguanylate cyclase, with amino-acid sequence MTLTRHPMTDRHRRVLLRPGEWALFAQPRAVVGFVVGLVVVDVLLAVVGLYTTVPRAEEALTAAALVLSGAVCVEAMRRLGMPQGMVRDLLGAWWIPVLLLLPPLYSLITPIPLYVLMQYRIQRAVMFRRVFSAAVVALAGFSASSVFHALVPGPVVLLGGVSGSAEGSALVTGEGIGAAVLCAVLFTLCNTVLIAGAIRLSVPEEPRRTTVWDSESLLLDAVEVCVGLIVAVLCALSLLLLLVVLPPVLLLQRSLLFQQLQTAARTDPKTGLLNAVAWERVAKTELARALRTGCPLAVLIVDIDHFKKVNDTHGHLFGDQVLLGVATTLSHQLRQYDVIGRFGGEEFVVLLPGADMAEACRAAERLRTRVSRMALPVNDTTVTVTVSIGVALLRVHGRDLLELMAAADLALYRAKDSGRDRVCLPVAKSVGATVRSAGDPPADTRGG; translated from the coding sequence ATGACACTCACCCGGCATCCGATGACCGACCGCCACCGCCGAGTGCTGCTCCGCCCCGGGGAGTGGGCGCTCTTCGCCCAGCCGCGCGCCGTGGTGGGGTTCGTGGTGGGGCTCGTCGTCGTCGACGTGCTGCTGGCCGTGGTCGGGTTGTACACCACCGTCCCACGCGCGGAGGAGGCGCTCACGGCCGCGGCCCTCGTCCTCTCGGGAGCGGTCTGCGTCGAGGCCATGCGCCGCCTGGGCATGCCCCAGGGGATGGTCCGCGACCTGCTGGGCGCCTGGTGGATTCCGGTCCTGCTGCTCCTGCCGCCCCTGTACTCCCTCATCACGCCGATACCGCTCTACGTGCTGATGCAGTACCGGATCCAGCGCGCCGTCATGTTCCGACGCGTGTTCAGCGCGGCCGTGGTCGCGCTCGCCGGTTTCTCCGCCTCGTCGGTGTTCCACGCCCTCGTCCCCGGGCCGGTGGTCCTGCTCGGCGGGGTCTCGGGCTCGGCCGAGGGCAGCGCGCTGGTCACCGGTGAGGGAATCGGGGCCGCCGTGCTGTGCGCCGTGCTGTTCACCCTCTGCAACACCGTCCTCATCGCCGGAGCGATCCGGCTCAGCGTTCCCGAGGAGCCCCGCCGCACCACGGTGTGGGATTCGGAGTCGCTGCTGCTGGACGCGGTCGAGGTGTGCGTGGGACTGATCGTGGCCGTCCTGTGCGCGCTGTCACTCCTCCTCCTGCTGGTCGTGCTGCCTCCGGTACTGCTGCTCCAGCGCAGCCTGCTCTTCCAGCAACTGCAGACCGCGGCGCGCACCGACCCCAAGACCGGGCTGCTCAACGCGGTCGCCTGGGAACGGGTGGCCAAGACCGAACTGGCGCGGGCCCTGCGCACCGGGTGCCCCCTGGCGGTCCTGATCGTCGACATCGACCACTTCAAGAAGGTCAACGACACCCACGGGCACCTGTTCGGCGACCAGGTGCTACTCGGCGTCGCCACCACGCTCAGCCACCAACTCCGCCAGTACGACGTGATCGGCCGCTTCGGCGGGGAGGAGTTCGTGGTCCTGCTGCCCGGGGCGGACATGGCCGAGGCCTGCCGGGCCGCCGAGCGGCTACGCACCCGGGTGAGCCGTATGGCGCTGCCGGTCAACGACACCACGGTGACCGTCACCGTCTCCATCGGGGTGGCCCTGCTCCGGGTGCACGGACGCGACCTGCTGGAACTCATGGCAGCCGCCGACCTCGCGCTCTACCGGGCCAAGGACTCCGGGCGCGACCGCGTGTGCCTGCCGGTGGCCAAGTCGGTGGGCGCCACCGTCCGGTCCGCCGGCGATCCGCCCGCCGACACCCGCGGCGGCTGA
- a CDS encoding YfjP family GTPase: MADFETGPPRSEHPSPSGAEPAADHSEQGGESERTPPPADSDSGPRPAFRYRVPEAPAARRPEPAEPEDGTDPAVQDEHTAPRRGAPIVAVDAADVEEGGRPDPDDPDNLAGWVGSLAGAVDEDDTIAGRRTGPVPTVPDRTQAPAPQPDWEPSADDAEEEEEYRPARREIWQPMPATTRAELISRLDALAVLVELGRGHFDPGLVERARGLLQHAGARLRLSADHTVIALAGGTGSGKSSLFNALCGLELSRVGITRPTTTAAHACVWGLEGADNLLGWLGVPPRYRHARVSELDRGDSDLTGLILLDLPDHDSVRAAQTAESDHLIRTADLLIWVLDPQKYADAAVHHRYLAEMAGHGAVMVAVLNQIDRIDPDEVEELLTDLRRLLETESGVQPRVLTTSVVTGEGLRELRQLLVETVAERRAAIDRLVADLEQVVGDFETYGVAGATAELPPPARAALVDRLAEASGVEAIADAVESVHERRGARAVGWPLVRWARRLRRDPLRAAQLGFLTSDDVQASTGPVGAQRAEIDTAIAAAASAAADSLPDPWPQRVREAGRTNLETLPDELGAAIASTVPDESVSPSWWQAVRVVQYLLVALAGGGLVWLGALLVGWIGGGLTEPALLVLAAAVTIGALLLGWLTGVGCRNLVTVEAARRRERVETHGTEQVKRIAVERVVAPIEAEISNYERYCQALHEVRPAGRS; encoded by the coding sequence ATGGCGGACTTCGAAACCGGCCCCCCGAGGAGCGAGCACCCGTCCCCGAGCGGAGCCGAACCGGCGGCGGACCACTCCGAGCAGGGAGGTGAATCCGAGCGGACACCGCCTCCCGCCGACTCCGACAGCGGCCCCCGTCCGGCCTTCCGGTACCGGGTGCCCGAAGCCCCCGCCGCCAGGCGCCCCGAGCCCGCCGAGCCGGAGGACGGAACGGACCCCGCCGTCCAGGACGAACACACCGCGCCACGTCGGGGCGCGCCCATCGTGGCGGTGGACGCCGCCGACGTCGAGGAGGGCGGCCGTCCCGACCCCGACGACCCGGACAACCTCGCGGGCTGGGTCGGCAGTCTCGCCGGAGCGGTCGACGAGGACGACACGATCGCCGGGCGGCGCACCGGCCCCGTGCCCACGGTCCCCGACCGGACGCAGGCACCGGCCCCGCAGCCCGACTGGGAGCCCTCCGCCGACGACGCGGAGGAGGAAGAGGAGTACCGGCCCGCCCGCCGCGAGATCTGGCAGCCGATGCCGGCCACCACCCGCGCGGAGCTGATCTCCCGGCTCGACGCCCTGGCCGTCCTCGTCGAGCTGGGGCGCGGCCACTTCGACCCCGGACTCGTCGAACGCGCCCGGGGGCTGCTCCAGCACGCCGGGGCGCGGCTGCGGCTGTCCGCCGACCACACCGTGATCGCGCTGGCCGGTGGCACCGGAAGCGGAAAGTCCTCGCTGTTCAACGCGCTGTGCGGGCTGGAGCTGTCGCGGGTGGGCATCACCCGGCCGACCACCACCGCCGCGCACGCCTGCGTGTGGGGCCTCGAGGGCGCCGACAACCTGCTCGGCTGGCTGGGGGTGCCGCCCCGCTACCGGCACGCCCGGGTCAGCGAACTCGACAGGGGCGACTCCGACCTCACCGGGCTCATCCTGCTGGACCTGCCCGACCACGACTCCGTGCGAGCCGCGCAGACCGCGGAGTCCGACCATCTCATCAGGACCGCCGACCTGCTGATCTGGGTCCTGGACCCGCAGAAGTACGCCGACGCCGCCGTGCACCACCGCTACCTGGCCGAGATGGCCGGGCACGGAGCGGTGATGGTGGCGGTGCTCAACCAGATCGACCGGATCGACCCCGACGAGGTCGAGGAACTCCTGACCGACCTGCGGCGGCTGCTGGAGACCGAGTCGGGGGTCCAGCCGCGGGTGCTGACCACCTCGGTGGTCACCGGGGAGGGGCTGCGCGAGCTGCGCCAACTGCTCGTGGAGACCGTCGCCGAGCGCCGCGCCGCCATCGACCGGCTCGTCGCCGACCTGGAGCAGGTCGTCGGGGACTTCGAGACCTACGGGGTCGCGGGCGCCACCGCGGAACTGCCCCCACCGGCCCGGGCCGCGCTGGTGGACCGGCTGGCCGAGGCCAGCGGGGTCGAGGCGATCGCGGACGCGGTCGAGAGCGTGCACGAGCGTCGCGGCGCCCGCGCTGTGGGATGGCCGCTGGTCCGGTGGGCGAGACGGCTGCGCCGCGATCCGCTGCGCGCGGCCCAGTTGGGGTTCCTCACCTCGGACGACGTGCAGGCGAGCACCGGACCGGTGGGAGCGCAGCGGGCCGAGATCGACACCGCGATCGCCGCGGCGGCGTCCGCCGCGGCGGATTCCCTGCCGGATCCGTGGCCGCAGCGGGTGCGCGAGGCGGGGCGGACGAACCTGGAGACGCTGCCCGACGAGTTGGGCGCGGCCATCGCGAGCACGGTGCCGGACGAGAGCGTCTCCCCCTCCTGGTGGCAGGCGGTGCGGGTCGTGCAGTACCTGCTGGTGGCGCTCGCCGGAGGGGGACTGGTGTGGCTCGGGGCGCTGCTGGTCGGCTGGATCGGCGGCGGACTCACCGAACCGGCGCTGCTGGTCCTGGCCGCCGCGGTGACCATCGGGGCCCTGCTGCTGGGATGGCTGACCGGGGTGGGCTGCCGCAACCTCGTCACGGTCGAGGCGGCCCGTCGCCGTGAGCGTGTCGAGACGCACGGAACCGAGCAGGTCAAGCGGATCGCGGTCGAGCGGGTCGTGGCGCCGATCGAGGCCGAGATCAGCAACTACGAACGGTACTGCCAGGCGCTGCACGAGGTGCGGCCCGCAGGACGGAGTTGA
- a CDS encoding GTPase, with product MTRPPAVPEATGPGEPVPDAPVRGTGGGDSAAQGRDAPGGVPAAARSRRGSRSGGAHRGATARDTRLEQNLEALRDRIRSIEFVEGLPGAEEGRTARSDVLDQLNDYVLPRVRRTDVPLLIAVAGSTGAGKSTLVNSLVGAQVTTTGVRRPTTNSPVLACNPADVDWFSEASFLPSLPRVRQQGLAMPGKDGMLVLAATEHMPEGVALLDTPDVDSAVAAHHEFAAKFLDAADLWVFVTTSRRYADARVWQFLQVARDRDTSLAVVLSRVPRRGRRQLVAHFGAMLEANGLGTAPRFVIPETDQIAGGRFTGNTADQIRDYLADVAGDEVERERIARRTLLGVLDSFRTRIPELAKHVETQAEVGRTLATSASAAFADALAEVERGTSDASLLRGNVLARWQDIAASGELARSLRIRSKRGTRAQAEDRSRVRALEQAIRDAVEALVVSAAERAIETTMKQWRQIPGARAIAERHSVDEVPADFAYRVRTAVADWQTRITELISSDGVAKRSVSRFFTYDVEAFGLVLIVGLLGFGISDHDSAVAPPPGAAPNRLLKALFGAEPLRTIRIQARDDLRTRVSALFEAEKLRFAEALAATDLPDPSDSAQLYQATDHLEIAR from the coding sequence ATGACCCGGCCGCCTGCTGTGCCGGAAGCGACAGGACCAGGCGAACCCGTGCCGGACGCGCCCGTGAGGGGCACGGGCGGGGGAGACAGCGCGGCTCAGGGCAGAGACGCCCCGGGCGGTGTGCCCGCCGCGGCGCGTTCCCGCAGAGGAAGCAGGTCGGGGGGAGCGCACCGCGGAGCCACGGCCCGCGACACCCGCCTGGAGCAGAACCTCGAAGCGCTGCGGGACAGGATCCGGAGCATCGAGTTCGTCGAGGGGCTTCCCGGAGCGGAGGAGGGCCGCACCGCACGCAGCGACGTCCTCGACCAACTCAACGACTACGTGCTCCCGCGGGTGCGCAGGACGGACGTCCCCCTGCTGATCGCCGTCGCGGGTTCCACCGGAGCCGGAAAGTCGACCCTGGTCAACAGTCTGGTGGGCGCCCAGGTGACCACCACCGGGGTGCGCCGCCCCACCACCAACAGCCCCGTGCTGGCCTGCAACCCCGCCGACGTGGACTGGTTCAGCGAGGCGTCGTTCCTGCCGTCGCTGCCCCGTGTCCGCCAGCAGGGCCTGGCCATGCCCGGAAAAGACGGAATGCTGGTGCTCGCCGCCACCGAGCACATGCCCGAGGGAGTGGCGCTGCTGGACACCCCCGACGTCGACTCCGCCGTCGCCGCCCATCACGAGTTCGCCGCGAAGTTCCTGGACGCCGCCGACCTGTGGGTGTTCGTCACCACCAGCCGGCGCTACGCCGACGCCCGGGTCTGGCAGTTCCTCCAGGTCGCCCGGGACCGCGACACCTCCCTGGCGGTCGTCCTCTCCCGGGTGCCCCGGCGCGGCCGAAGACAGCTCGTCGCCCACTTCGGGGCGATGCTGGAGGCCAACGGCCTCGGAACGGCTCCCCGCTTCGTCATCCCCGAGACCGACCAGATCGCCGGAGGGCGCTTCACCGGCAACACCGCGGACCAGATCCGCGACTATCTGGCCGATGTCGCCGGGGACGAGGTCGAACGGGAACGGATCGCCCGCCGCACCCTCCTCGGCGTGCTCGACAGCTTCCGCACCCGTATCCCCGAACTCGCCAAGCACGTCGAGACGCAGGCCGAGGTGGGACGCACGCTGGCCACGTCCGCGAGCGCCGCGTTCGCCGACGCCCTGGCCGAGGTCGAACGCGGTACCTCCGACGCGTCCCTGCTGCGCGGCAACGTGCTCGCCCGCTGGCAGGACATCGCCGCCAGCGGGGAGCTCGCGCGCTCGCTGCGGATACGCAGCAAACGCGGGACCAGGGCGCAGGCCGAGGACCGCTCCCGGGTGCGCGCCCTGGAGCAGGCGATCCGCGACGCGGTCGAGGCGCTCGTGGTCTCCGCCGCGGAACGCGCGATCGAGACGACCATGAAGCAGTGGCGGCAGATCCCCGGGGCGCGCGCCATCGCCGAACGCCACTCGGTCGACGAGGTGCCCGCGGACTTCGCCTACCGGGTCAGGACGGCCGTCGCCGACTGGCAGACCCGGATCACCGAACTCATCTCCTCCGACGGAGTGGCCAAGCGCTCGGTGTCGCGTTTCTTCACCTACGATGTCGAGGCGTTCGGTCTCGTCCTGATCGTCGGACTGCTCGGTTTCGGTATCTCCGACCACGACAGCGCTGTCGCCCCGCCGCCGGGCGCCGCGCCGAACCGGTTGCTCAAGGCCCTGTTCGGAGCGGAACCCCTGCGTACCATCAGGATTCAGGCACGCGACGACCTGCGCACGCGGGTCAGCGCGCTCTTCGAGGCGGAGAAGCTCCGCTTCGCGGAGGCGCTGGCCGCGACAGACCTGCCTGACCCCTCCGACTCCGCACAGCTCTACCAGGCCACGGACCATCTTGAGATTGCACGATGA
- the cobA gene encoding uroporphyrinogen-III C-methyltransferase has product MTYLLGLRLEGRDVLVVGGGHVAQRRVPVLLEAGARVTVVSPHVTTMLEGLAEAGKVRWERRAYRTGDVTDSALGDFWLVHAATDSAEVNAAVTAEAEAARIWSVRADDRHASSAWTPATGGAAGITVGVIAGGDPQRAAGLRDAIVDELAEGALDARRGREPLRGVALVGGGPGDPGLITVRGRQLLAQADVVVVDRLAPTSLLDQLSGEVEVIDAAKIPYGRSMAQESINDVLVDRARKGKFVVRLKGGDSFLFGRGGEEAAACAAAGIPVTVVPGVTSALAAPASAGIPVTHRGVAQDLHVVSAHVAPGDERSTVDWAALARSGGTIVVLMGVERIGQIAAALVEHGRAPETPVAVVQEATLPTQTTLVATLETVEEAAAEAGVRHPAVLVIGEVVNAARELDILHGGQYAAGSPAWPGRPNGQG; this is encoded by the coding sequence GTGACGTATCTCCTCGGTTTGCGACTGGAGGGGCGGGACGTGCTCGTGGTGGGCGGCGGCCACGTCGCCCAACGGCGGGTCCCCGTGCTCCTGGAGGCGGGCGCGCGGGTCACGGTGGTCTCCCCCCACGTCACCACGATGCTCGAAGGTCTCGCCGAGGCCGGGAAGGTGCGCTGGGAGCGGCGCGCCTACCGCACCGGCGACGTCACCGACTCCGCGCTCGGCGACTTCTGGCTGGTACACGCGGCGACCGACTCCGCCGAGGTCAACGCGGCGGTGACAGCCGAGGCCGAGGCCGCGCGCATCTGGTCGGTCCGCGCCGACGACCGGCACGCCTCCAGCGCCTGGACCCCGGCCACCGGAGGCGCCGCGGGGATCACCGTCGGAGTGATCGCGGGCGGCGACCCCCAGCGCGCGGCGGGACTGCGCGACGCCATCGTCGACGAACTGGCCGAGGGCGCCCTGGACGCCCGCAGGGGACGCGAACCGCTGCGGGGCGTGGCCCTGGTCGGCGGCGGTCCGGGCGACCCCGGGCTGATCACGGTGCGTGGCCGGCAGTTGCTGGCGCAGGCCGACGTGGTCGTGGTGGACCGGCTCGCCCCCACCAGCCTGCTCGACCAGTTGTCCGGCGAGGTGGAGGTCATCGACGCCGCAAAGATCCCCTATGGTCGTTCGATGGCCCAGGAGAGCATCAACGACGTTCTCGTCGACCGCGCCAGGAAGGGCAAGTTCGTGGTCCGGCTCAAGGGAGGGGACTCCTTCCTGTTCGGACGCGGCGGTGAGGAGGCCGCCGCGTGCGCGGCCGCCGGGATCCCGGTCACCGTGGTCCCCGGGGTGACCAGCGCGCTCGCCGCCCCCGCCAGCGCGGGCATCCCCGTCACGCACCGCGGCGTCGCCCAGGACCTGCACGTCGTCTCCGCCCACGTGGCCCCCGGGGACGAGCGCTCCACCGTCGACTGGGCCGCGCTCGCCCGAAGCGGCGGCACGATCGTCGTGCTGATGGGGGTCGAACGCATCGGACAGATCGCGGCCGCGCTCGTCGAGCACGGCCGGGCGCCCGAAACGCCGGTCGCCGTCGTGCAGGAGGCCACCCTGCCGACCCAGACCACCCTGGTGGCCACCCTGGAGACGGTCGAGGAGGCCGCCGCGGAGGCGGGGGTGCGCCATCCGGCGGTACTCGTCATCGGCGAAGTGGTGAACGCGGCCCGAGAGCTTGACATACTGCATGGAGGCCAATACGCCGCGGGATCACCGGCCTGGCCCGGCAGGCCGAACGGTCAGGGGTGA
- the cobT gene encoding nicotinate-nucleotide--dimethylbenzimidazole phosphoribosyltransferase, with translation MPPHDDPASPGGLLDGLPEAGRGTGNAPPPTPGGARPPRHAAPESGHGGHRAAPPQPPAAQSAPAEPARPEAQAVPADPPQERTAPARPAPPDDSGPTAERTARNVIPLRAAAAERSGQRSPEEQPPAPPRRPPDETSRSAAPPAPHDRRTTQPESRNAPVNAPSAAPEPEPRPVEEAEASETEPVDPATAPADDEPVDYGAEVVAEPAGLSAEPDAVHDASGGPAGEPVGHGYSDVEREAVHRVIRERRDVRVGFRPDPVPDDVLVRVLEAAHHAPSVGFSQPWDFVVIHDRGTRARVRDVVQRQREAYARALPGARARAFSGLKVEAILDTPLNIVVTVDPTRGGRHTLGRHAQPQTAAYSTALAVENLWLAARAEGLGVGWVSFFSERELARELDLPPHLEIIAYLCVGYVEEFPPEPELSLGGWAQRRPLAWAVHHEQYGQRGLPGQESTSLLEETVAGTGPLNQRAVEEARERQSRMTKPPGSLGVLEDVSVQLAGLAGECPPPVPEPAAVAVFAADHGVHAQGVTAWPQEVTTQMVHNFLNGGAVVNAFAAQVGAEVTVVDVGVVDDLPAVPGLLPRKIARGTADMTRGPAMSRLQAEYAIEAGIEVARDLVAAGNRCLLTGDMGIANTTASAALVAAFTGRDAAEVTGRGTGVDDAVHEHKIEVVRTALHVNRVDPDDPVGTLAAVGGLEHAALAGFVLGAASLRVPVLLDGVIAGAAALAAVALAPEARSACVAGHRSSEPGHSVALEHLGLRPLVDLELRLGEGSGALLALPLVQSAVRALRDVATFDSAGVTRRD, from the coding sequence ATGCCCCCCCACGACGACCCCGCGTCACCGGGCGGTCTGCTGGACGGCCTGCCGGAGGCCGGGCGGGGAACCGGGAACGCGCCTCCTCCCACGCCCGGTGGCGCGCGGCCTCCCCGGCACGCCGCCCCCGAATCCGGCCACGGGGGCCACCGCGCCGCACCGCCCCAGCCGCCCGCGGCACAGTCGGCGCCCGCCGAGCCCGCGCGTCCGGAGGCGCAGGCGGTTCCCGCGGACCCGCCGCAGGAGCGGACGGCGCCCGCGCGACCGGCCCCGCCCGACGACAGCGGCCCCACCGCGGAGCGCACGGCGCGCAACGTCATCCCGCTCCGGGCGGCGGCCGCCGAACGCTCCGGGCAGCGGAGCCCGGAGGAGCAGCCCCCCGCGCCGCCCCGCAGGCCCCCGGACGAGACCTCCCGCAGCGCTGCGCCGCCCGCCCCGCACGACCGCAGAACCACACAACCCGAAAGCCGGAACGCTCCAGTGAACGCACCGTCCGCGGCACCCGAACCCGAACCCCGGCCCGTCGAGGAGGCCGAGGCCTCCGAGACCGAACCGGTCGATCCGGCGACCGCCCCGGCCGACGACGAACCGGTCGACTACGGCGCCGAGGTCGTCGCCGAACCCGCCGGTCTGTCGGCGGAGCCGGACGCGGTGCACGACGCCTCCGGCGGACCGGCGGGTGAGCCGGTCGGTCACGGCTACAGCGACGTGGAACGCGAGGCCGTCCACCGGGTCATTCGGGAACGCCGCGACGTCAGGGTGGGGTTCCGCCCGGACCCCGTCCCCGACGACGTCCTGGTGCGCGTCCTGGAAGCCGCCCACCACGCCCCCTCGGTCGGGTTCTCCCAGCCCTGGGACTTCGTGGTGATCCACGACCGCGGCACCCGCGCCCGGGTGCGCGACGTCGTGCAGCGCCAGCGCGAGGCCTACGCCCGGGCCCTGCCCGGGGCGCGGGCGCGCGCCTTCTCCGGCCTCAAGGTCGAGGCGATCCTGGACACCCCGCTCAACATCGTGGTCACGGTCGACCCCACCCGGGGCGGGCGGCACACGCTGGGGCGGCACGCCCAGCCGCAGACCGCGGCCTACTCCACCGCGCTGGCCGTGGAGAACCTGTGGCTGGCCGCGCGCGCCGAGGGGCTCGGCGTGGGCTGGGTGAGTTTCTTCTCCGAACGCGAGCTCGCCCGCGAACTGGACCTGCCACCGCACCTGGAAATCATCGCCTACCTGTGCGTCGGCTACGTGGAGGAGTTCCCGCCCGAACCCGAACTCTCCCTGGGGGGCTGGGCACAGCGCCGCCCGCTGGCCTGGGCGGTGCACCACGAGCAGTACGGGCAGCGCGGTCTGCCCGGACAGGAGTCCACCAGCCTGCTGGAGGAGACCGTCGCGGGAACCGGCCCGCTGAACCAGCGCGCCGTGGAGGAGGCCCGGGAGCGCCAGTCCCGCATGACCAAGCCCCCCGGCTCCCTGGGCGTGCTGGAGGACGTCTCCGTCCAGTTGGCCGGACTGGCGGGGGAGTGCCCGCCGCCGGTCCCCGAACCCGCGGCCGTCGCGGTGTTCGCCGCCGACCACGGCGTCCACGCCCAGGGGGTCACGGCCTGGCCGCAGGAGGTCACCACGCAGATGGTGCACAACTTCCTCAACGGCGGCGCGGTGGTCAACGCCTTCGCCGCGCAGGTCGGCGCCGAGGTCACCGTCGTGGACGTGGGCGTGGTCGACGACCTTCCCGCCGTCCCGGGGCTGCTGCCCCGCAAGATCGCCCGCGGCACCGCGGACATGACGCGGGGACCGGCGATGAGCCGCCTGCAGGCCGAGTACGCGATCGAGGCGGGGATCGAGGTCGCCCGGGACCTGGTCGCCGCCGGGAACCGCTGCCTGCTCACCGGCGACATGGGAATCGCCAACACCACCGCGTCGGCCGCGCTGGTCGCCGCGTTCACCGGGCGGGACGCCGCCGAGGTCACCGGCCGGGGCACCGGGGTCGACGACGCCGTGCACGAGCACAAGATCGAGGTCGTCCGCACCGCCCTGCACGTCAACCGGGTCGACCCGGACGACCCCGTGGGAACGCTGGCCGCCGTGGGCGGACTGGAGCACGCCGCCCTGGCCGGGTTCGTCCTGGGCGCGGCGTCCCTGCGGGTCCCGGTCCTGCTCGACGGGGTCATCGCCGGGGCCGCGGCCCTGGCGGCGGTGGCGCTGGCCCCCGAGGCGCGGTCGGCGTGCGTCGCCGGGCACCGCTCCAGCGAACCGGGGCACTCCGTGGCGCTGGAGCACCTGGGACTGCGGCCCCTGGTCGACCTGGAGCTGCGGCTGGGCGAGGGATCGGGGGCGCTGCTGGCGCTGCCGCTCGTCCAGAGCGCCGTGCGCGCCCTGCGCGACGTGGCGACCTTCGACTCCGCCGGGGTGACCCGGCGCGACTAG
- the cobC gene encoding Rv2231c family pyridoxal phosphate-dependent protein CobC, with translation MVDLRHHGDSEVGHGLLDFAVNVRDRTPPRWLAERIAASVADLAAYPDPAPARRAVASRHRRTPGEVLLTAGAAEAFVLVARALTPRRAVVVHPQFTEPEAALRAAGHPVERTILDGDFALDPDAIPEDADLVVVGNPTNPTSVLHSAGTLAKLARPGRTLVVDEAFADCVPGEPESLATRADLPGLVVVRSLTKTWGLAGLRVGYLLAEPALVRRLAEVQPLWSVSTPALVAACECSSPRAVAEADAWAAELAGRRARLAADLTALGLAVTPGARASFLLVRTPGADRLREALRTRGVAVRRGDTFPGLGGDYLRIAVRDDETNARLVGLLAELL, from the coding sequence ATGGTCGATCTGCGCCACCACGGCGATTCCGAGGTCGGGCACGGTCTGCTCGACTTCGCGGTCAACGTGCGCGACCGGACCCCGCCGCGATGGCTGGCCGAACGCATCGCCGCCTCCGTCGCGGACCTGGCCGCCTACCCCGATCCCGCGCCCGCCCGCCGGGCGGTGGCCAGCCGCCACCGCCGCACCCCCGGGGAGGTGCTGCTCACCGCGGGTGCCGCCGAGGCGTTCGTCCTGGTGGCGCGCGCCCTCACCCCGCGCCGCGCGGTCGTGGTGCACCCCCAGTTCACCGAACCCGAGGCGGCGCTGCGCGCAGCCGGGCACCCGGTCGAGCGGACCATCCTGGACGGCGACTTCGCCCTCGACCCCGACGCCATCCCCGAGGACGCCGACCTCGTCGTGGTCGGCAACCCCACCAATCCCACGTCGGTGCTGCATTCCGCCGGAACCCTGGCCAAGCTCGCCCGCCCGGGACGGACACTCGTCGTGGACGAGGCGTTCGCCGACTGCGTCCCGGGGGAGCCCGAGTCGCTGGCCACCCGCGCCGACCTGCCCGGACTGGTGGTCGTGCGCAGCCTCACCAAGACCTGGGGACTGGCCGGACTGCGCGTCGGCTACCTGCTGGCCGAACCGGCGCTGGTCCGTCGGCTGGCGGAGGTCCAGCCGCTGTGGTCGGTCTCCACACCGGCGCTGGTGGCGGCGTGCGAGTGCAGTTCCCCGCGAGCGGTCGCCGAGGCCGACGCCTGGGCGGCGGAACTGGCGGGGCGGCGCGCCCGACTGGCCGCCGACCTCACCGCCCTGGGCCTGGCCGTCACCCCCGGGGCCCGCGCCTCGTTCCTGCTCGTGCGCACCCCCGGCGCGGACCGGCTGCGCGAGGCGCTGCGCACGCGCGGCGTCGCGGTGCGCCGCGGCGACACGTTCCCGGGGCTGGGAGGGGACTATCTGCGCATCGCGGTCCGAGACGACGAGACCAACGCGCGGCTCGTGGGACTTCTGGCAGAGTTGCTCTGA
- a CDS encoding GNAT family N-acetyltransferase codes for MPSVILETDRMLLRAFTEGDVDDVLRAARDPLTQRWLPIPAPGQPYTRSDAVTWCVETAPAIRATGDGQQWAAVCRETGRYVGSFGLVRTNWAARVTEIGYLLAPDLRGRGLAPEAVVAVTRWALLDQGFERVALKAATANTASRRVAEKAGYVYEGIERNSMPLHRGRTDLAVYSAIRPDLAG; via the coding sequence ATGCCCAGCGTCATCCTGGAGACGGACCGCATGCTCCTGCGTGCCTTCACCGAAGGAGACGTCGACGACGTGCTGCGGGCCGCCCGCGACCCGCTCACCCAGCGCTGGCTGCCGATTCCCGCGCCCGGACAGCCCTACACCCGCTCCGACGCCGTCACCTGGTGCGTCGAGACCGCCCCGGCCATACGGGCGACCGGCGACGGCCAGCAGTGGGCGGCCGTGTGCAGGGAGACCGGGCGCTACGTCGGGTCCTTCGGGCTGGTTCGCACCAACTGGGCGGCGCGCGTCACCGAGATCGGCTACCTGCTGGCTCCGGACCTGCGCGGCAGGGGACTGGCCCCCGAGGCGGTGGTCGCCGTCACCCGCTGGGCGCTGCTCGACCAGGGGTTCGAGCGCGTCGCGCTCAAGGCGGCCACGGCCAACACCGCCTCGCGCCGCGTCGCGGAGAAGGCCGGATACGTCTACGAGGGAATCGAACGCAACTCCATGCCGCTGCACCGCGGCCGCACCGACCTGGCCGTCTACAGCGCCATCCGCCCGGACCTGGCGGGCTGA
- a CDS encoding DUF6504 family protein encodes MTGRVYGVPVQVWEHDGRPTRFVWQGRLHVVRQILDHWVTVRSDISSGDGRRPPERTFWRVRAGAGADSGLYELRHDSTTGTWLLARVTM; translated from the coding sequence ATGACGGGACGGGTCTACGGCGTGCCGGTGCAGGTGTGGGAGCACGACGGAAGGCCGACGCGGTTCGTCTGGCAGGGGCGGCTCCACGTGGTCCGGCAGATCCTCGACCACTGGGTCACGGTGCGCTCGGACATCTCCTCCGGAGACGGAAGGCGGCCTCCCGAGCGGACCTTCTGGCGGGTGCGCGCCGGGGCGGGGGCGGATTCCGGCCTCTACGAACTGCGCCACGACTCCACCACCGGGACCTGGCTGCTGGCCAGGGTGACCATGTGA